In one Streptomyces marincola genomic region, the following are encoded:
- a CDS encoding DUF6875 domain-containing protein codes for MTAEDVRRLIYGQIVSKAVQTFVLLGLPNLMRDAEHPLEQLTRSVGANPTSLRRLLRALAAFRIVQETAHDTFALEPLGHQLRSDTPRTAHPTALLAANLVGQAWDGMAHAVRTGKPAFEEITGTPFFSYLSDNPPLRSIFDASQAAGLHAELPGILTALGPTPPRVAVDVGGGDGALLEHILTHHPGTRGVLLDRPESREPATARMKRAGLADRFTFHAGDFLTDDVPTGDLVLLRHIVHDLGDNDAATVLRACAHALPPGGRLALIEMATPETDAHQDELARDTAVMDLYMMCLFAGGRERSTQEMTELLHSSGLDVANRTPLPGGAVLTLGRPHKTEELVTEWFRTYLMRDHPELGRPGPVCPFVEPAHRAGTIAIEHAEHIDGENPTELRRLILETVAKFHDRTWDHGNKALHSLVLVLPQLSRAGCQQLDQTQADLKPELATRGLMMGQFHKHCAETAARNHTFPVSQSPVPLIAIRNMALHDILFLHHDARCFHAYAERFGNRFAKGGVADPLFVQHYERAAARFRPDQTSGQDETA; via the coding sequence ATGACGGCTGAGGACGTCCGACGCCTGATCTACGGGCAGATCGTGTCCAAAGCCGTGCAGACATTCGTCCTCCTCGGCCTGCCCAACCTCATGCGGGACGCCGAACACCCCCTCGAACAATTGACGCGGTCCGTCGGCGCCAACCCCACCTCACTGCGCCGCCTGCTGCGAGCACTGGCCGCCTTCCGAATCGTCCAGGAAACCGCCCACGACACCTTCGCCCTCGAACCACTCGGCCACCAACTACGCTCGGACACCCCCCGCACAGCACACCCGACCGCACTGCTGGCCGCCAACCTCGTAGGCCAGGCATGGGACGGAATGGCCCACGCCGTCCGCACCGGCAAACCCGCGTTCGAGGAGATCACCGGCACCCCGTTCTTCTCCTACCTGAGCGACAACCCGCCCCTCAGATCGATATTCGACGCCTCCCAAGCCGCCGGACTCCACGCCGAACTCCCCGGAATCCTCACCGCCCTCGGCCCCACCCCGCCCCGAGTCGCCGTGGACGTCGGCGGCGGTGACGGCGCACTGCTCGAACACATACTCACCCACCACCCCGGCACCCGCGGAGTCCTCCTGGACCGCCCAGAATCCCGCGAACCCGCCACCGCACGGATGAAGCGCGCCGGACTCGCAGACCGATTCACCTTCCACGCCGGGGACTTCCTCACCGACGACGTGCCGACGGGAGACCTGGTACTGCTCCGCCACATCGTGCACGACCTCGGGGACAACGACGCGGCCACCGTCCTCCGCGCATGCGCGCACGCCCTGCCACCCGGCGGCAGACTCGCCCTCATCGAAATGGCCACACCGGAAACAGACGCACACCAAGACGAACTAGCCCGGGACACGGCCGTAATGGACCTCTACATGATGTGCCTGTTCGCCGGGGGACGCGAACGCAGCACACAGGAAATGACCGAGCTGCTTCACTCCAGCGGCCTCGACGTAGCAAACCGCACCCCCCTGCCCGGCGGCGCCGTACTGACCCTCGGCCGACCACACAAAACCGAAGAACTCGTCACAGAATGGTTCCGCACCTACCTGATGCGCGACCACCCCGAACTCGGCCGCCCCGGACCAGTCTGCCCATTCGTCGAACCAGCGCACCGGGCCGGCACGATCGCCATCGAACACGCAGAACACATCGACGGCGAAAACCCCACCGAACTACGCCGCCTGATACTCGAAACAGTCGCCAAGTTCCACGACAGAACATGGGACCACGGAAACAAAGCGCTACACTCACTCGTCCTCGTGCTCCCGCAACTCAGCCGCGCCGGCTGCCAACAACTCGACCAGACACAGGCAGACCTAAAACCCGAACTCGCCACGCGCGGCCTGATGATGGGCCAATTCCACAAACACTGCGCCGAAACCGCAGCACGAAACCACACCTTCCCCGTATCTCAGTCGCCGGTACCCCTCATCGCGATCAGAAACATGGCGCTCCACGACATCCTGTTCCTGCACCACGATGCCAGATGCTTCCACGCATACGCCGAACGATTCGGCAACCGCTTCGCCAAAGGCGGCGTCGCCGACCCACTGTTCGTACAGCACTACGAACGCGCGGCCGCCCGCTTCCGACCGGACCAGACCAGCGGACAAGACGAAACAGCGTGA
- a CDS encoding cytochrome P450, translated as MAAGMSHLHHTYGPVAALGIGPLRWTFLFGTDANELVLGNTENFEFSYGGLQAIAGDTALVALPNAENRTMRQLLRPLFDREHVDAYADRVLDRVRDRLAAWPRNTTVDAYTELRLAVRLASVDSFIGPGVLNREGNTLDTTLEQLHTVLNRSSILTLLVWNAPRLGRLRLRKPLSRIDRVVHAEITRRRSGATPTPDPIDPIGFLLRPGIYPELPAGDHTVRDTVVSLLIASYDPTSSALGWSLYGLLANPEVLAEAKREVARELGDEPVRAATARRLKYLGHVVAEAIRVHPPVVASARHCVKGFEVHGHRIPAGSRLMLSQFTSHRSPDSWPDPERFDPDRWDRTGTVTAAVPPAAYFPYGSPRRRCPGSGMAAVIVPAVLAAVLQAGDITLADNSPPRLDGFAALRPKAGLPVRVHQSH; from the coding sequence GTGGCCGCCGGAATGAGCCACCTGCACCACACCTACGGACCCGTCGCGGCCCTCGGCATCGGACCACTGCGCTGGACCTTCCTGTTCGGCACCGACGCCAACGAACTGGTACTCGGCAACACCGAAAACTTCGAATTCTCCTACGGCGGCCTCCAAGCCATCGCCGGCGACACCGCCCTCGTAGCCCTGCCGAACGCCGAAAACCGGACCATGCGACAACTGCTGCGCCCACTGTTCGATCGCGAACACGTGGACGCCTACGCCGACCGCGTCCTCGACCGGGTACGCGACCGCCTCGCAGCCTGGCCGCGGAACACGACAGTGGACGCCTACACCGAACTACGGCTCGCAGTGCGCCTGGCGTCCGTCGACTCCTTCATCGGCCCCGGCGTCCTCAACCGCGAAGGCAACACGCTCGACACCACCCTCGAACAACTCCACACCGTACTGAACCGCTCCTCCATCCTGACCCTGCTGGTATGGAACGCCCCCCGCCTGGGCCGACTACGGCTGCGAAAGCCCCTCAGCCGCATCGACCGGGTCGTGCACGCCGAAATCACCCGCAGGCGCTCCGGGGCCACACCCACACCGGATCCGATCGATCCCATCGGCTTCCTGCTGCGCCCCGGCATCTACCCCGAGCTGCCGGCCGGAGACCACACAGTCCGCGACACGGTCGTCAGCCTCCTCATCGCCAGCTACGACCCCACCAGCTCCGCGCTCGGCTGGTCGCTGTACGGCCTGCTGGCCAACCCGGAAGTCCTGGCCGAGGCGAAGCGGGAAGTCGCCCGCGAACTGGGCGACGAACCGGTGCGGGCCGCCACCGCGCGCCGGCTCAAATACCTCGGCCACGTAGTCGCGGAAGCCATCCGAGTCCACCCACCAGTAGTGGCGAGCGCCCGCCACTGCGTCAAAGGATTCGAAGTCCACGGCCACCGCATCCCCGCCGGCAGCCGCCTCATGCTCAGCCAGTTCACCTCCCACCGCTCGCCCGACTCCTGGCCCGACCCCGAACGATTCGACCCCGACCGGTGGGACAGGACCGGCACCGTGACCGCCGCCGTCCCGCCCGCCGCCTACTTCCCCTACGGCTCCCCACGCCGCAGGTGCCCCGGCAGCGGCATGGCCGCAGTCATCGTGCCCGCGGTACTCGCGGCCGTGCTACAGGCAGGGGACATCACCCTGGCCGACAACAGCCCACCCCGGCTCGACGGATTCGCCGCACTGCGGCCCAAAGCCGGACTCCCCGTGCGCGTCCACCAGTCGCACTGA
- a CDS encoding Mpo1-like protein: protein MTTINQPKPAVDNNTTAPRTAPLELSSFDRYLLAHTKASTRWGHVVAMGAALATPATAPKGKRLRRTLLGVPVFFSIAWPSHFIFERNMPVGFTDSKAAFSGDLRMIWMMVTGRNHELAERIEELQRLLADQAGDR, encoded by the coding sequence ATGACAACGATCAACCAGCCGAAGCCGGCCGTGGACAACAACACCACCGCGCCCAGAACCGCCCCGCTGGAACTGTCGAGCTTCGACCGCTACCTCCTGGCACACACCAAAGCCAGCACGCGGTGGGGCCACGTCGTCGCCATGGGCGCCGCCCTCGCAACCCCGGCAACAGCCCCGAAAGGCAAGCGCCTGCGCCGGACACTGCTGGGCGTGCCGGTATTCTTCTCCATCGCCTGGCCCAGCCACTTCATCTTCGAACGCAACATGCCGGTCGGATTCACCGACTCCAAAGCCGCATTCTCCGGCGACCTCCGCATGATCTGGATGATGGTCACCGGACGCAACCACGAACTCGCCGAGCGGATCGAGGAACTCCAGCGACTGCTCGCCGACCAGGCGGGCGACCGATGA
- a CDS encoding phosphotransferase, with the protein MLSYLDGESGPQGWARVVDDAGLVAFARFLRGDHDAVAGFRLPEGLSWCTGESRPGEGEVVCHGDFGPWNIVWRGAAPVGILDWDYARPARRLYNVAYALEYVAPFRDDDECLRWLQYSEPPDRRHRLELFATAYGLTSTTGLVDAVIDVQQDTIEQVRRLAERGNQPHVHWVAEGHLDELGQRVAWSRANRHLVE; encoded by the coding sequence GTGCTCAGCTATCTGGACGGCGAGTCCGGGCCGCAGGGCTGGGCCAGGGTGGTCGACGACGCCGGCCTGGTTGCCTTCGCCCGCTTCCTGCGTGGGGATCACGACGCGGTCGCGGGCTTTCGCCTGCCCGAGGGCCTGAGCTGGTGCACCGGCGAGAGCAGGCCGGGCGAGGGCGAGGTGGTCTGTCACGGCGATTTCGGCCCGTGGAACATCGTCTGGCGGGGCGCGGCCCCCGTAGGGATTCTGGACTGGGACTACGCCCGGCCGGCCCGCCGCCTGTATAACGTCGCCTACGCCTTGGAGTACGTCGCGCCGTTCCGGGATGATGACGAGTGCCTGCGCTGGCTTCAGTACTCCGAGCCGCCCGATCGACGCCACCGTCTGGAGCTGTTCGCCACGGCCTACGGTCTGACCTCCACCACCGGGCTGGTCGACGCTGTCATTGATGTCCAGCAGGACACAATCGAACAGGTCCGCCGGCTCGCCGAGCGGGGCAACCAGCCTCACGTCCACTGGGTCGCCGAAGGCCATCTCGACGAGCTGGGCCAACGAGTCGCCTGGAGCCGGGCCAACCGCCACCTGGTCGAGTAG
- a CDS encoding IS5 family transposase yields MDAIRYIVDNGAKWRALPADFPPWETVYAVFARWNRAGVVAWIRDQLRRRIRTGAGRCPYPVTLIVDSQSVKGAFTVGQASRGYDAGKKINGRKRHIAVDTLGLPEMITVTPAEHDRPGSRPRTPLAPSPHSPPQLTQVWADSAYVGQLVTWAGERRCLALRTVSRPRGTKGFVVLPRRWRVERTIGWLMNARGNVRDYERLPQHSEAHLTWALITLMTRRLTRKGTRPNWSKKP; encoded by the coding sequence GTGGACGCCATCCGCTACATCGTGGACAACGGCGCGAAGTGGCGGGCCCTGCCCGCCGACTTCCCGCCCTGGGAGACCGTCTACGCAGTCTTCGCCCGCTGGAACCGGGCCGGCGTGGTGGCCTGGATACGCGACCAGCTCCGCCGCCGCATCCGCACCGGCGCCGGCCGCTGCCCCTACCCCGTCACGCTGATCGTGGACTCGCAGTCGGTGAAAGGCGCCTTCACCGTCGGGCAGGCAAGCCGCGGCTACGATGCGGGCAAGAAAATCAACGGCCGCAAGCGACATATCGCCGTCGACACCCTCGGTCTCCCGGAGATGATCACGGTGACCCCGGCCGAACATGACCGACCGGGAAGCCGCCCGCGAACTCCTCTGGCGCCTTCTCCTCACTCACCCCCCCAGCTCACCCAGGTTTGGGCCGACTCCGCCTACGTCGGCCAACTGGTCACCTGGGCCGGCGAACGCCGCTGCCTCGCCCTGCGCACCGTCTCCCGGCCTCGAGGCACGAAAGGGTTCGTCGTCCTCCCCCGCCGCTGGCGCGTCGAGCGCACCATCGGCTGGCTGATGAACGCCCGCGGCAACGTCCGCGACTACGAGCGCCTGCCTCAACACTCAGAGGCTCATTTGACCTGGGCACTCATCACGCTGATGACCCGCAGGCTGACCCGCAAAGGCACCCGGCCGAACTGGTCGAAGAAGCCCTGA
- the shc gene encoding squalene--hopene cyclase has product MNDIHAHNTLARGIDNLLARQLDDGHWYEGPHTNVSAESADIIARHCLGITDTAALERTALRVRRGQHDDGSWPMFPGGPGHLSVTAEAYLALRLAGDPPDEPHMRSAARFCRRHGGLGAARTETHFWLAVLGIRAWDRVPPILPEQILFPAGTPVAVRSLGVWSRHLLTPLSVIAAQRPIWPAGFDLPELYDPTSPAETAPPGKAEQVMRAYHKHPLRPLRGRALARAELWLLRNQQANGSWFHVFLFTALGTLALKALGYTTDNNAYRSALAALDSFGAPLETPDGTARRIVPCPGPVWDTAYSLLALLDAGVEPTHPAIERACTWLIAQQSTSGGDWQRDRPRVPPGGWPFSPGLNNYPDLDDTAIAITALTRLRDSNGQLPPAVAPAVERGQAWLAGLQSRKGGWAAYESGDLSPLTELSQRLPYNDHGPMLDVPTADVTGHVLEALTAAAPEGGARRPSAAAEWLLAQQEPDGSWFGRWGVNHIYGTGSAVPGLVAAGIGPGDPHIRRAADWLRQHQNADGGWGEDCRSYDDPAHRGRGRSTPSQTAWALLALHAAGVGADDNQVRAAFTWLADHQRPDGSWDEEVFTATGQPGEIYFAYPAIVQAMPVIALGRYLAPTQPPGQPDPPHPRLTAEQESGHGTA; this is encoded by the coding sequence ATGAACGACATCCACGCCCACAACACCCTCGCACGCGGAATCGACAACCTCCTGGCGCGCCAACTCGACGACGGACACTGGTACGAAGGACCGCACACCAACGTCAGCGCCGAATCGGCCGACATCATCGCCCGACACTGCCTGGGCATCACCGACACGGCCGCCCTCGAACGCACCGCCCTGCGAGTACGCCGAGGACAGCACGACGACGGGTCCTGGCCCATGTTCCCCGGCGGGCCTGGGCACCTGTCCGTCACCGCCGAGGCATACCTCGCGCTGCGGCTGGCCGGCGACCCGCCCGACGAGCCGCACATGCGGTCCGCCGCGCGATTCTGCCGCCGCCACGGCGGGCTCGGCGCAGCACGCACCGAAACCCACTTCTGGCTCGCGGTACTCGGCATCCGCGCCTGGGACCGCGTTCCGCCCATCCTGCCCGAACAGATCCTCTTCCCGGCCGGCACCCCGGTCGCAGTCCGCTCGCTGGGCGTATGGTCACGCCACCTGCTCACACCACTATCGGTCATCGCCGCCCAGCGCCCCATCTGGCCGGCCGGATTCGACCTGCCAGAACTGTACGACCCCACATCCCCAGCCGAGACCGCACCACCCGGCAAAGCCGAACAAGTCATGCGCGCCTACCACAAACACCCGCTGCGCCCACTGCGAGGCCGGGCACTGGCGCGGGCCGAACTATGGCTACTGCGCAACCAGCAGGCCAACGGCTCCTGGTTCCACGTCTTCCTGTTCACGGCACTGGGAACACTGGCCCTCAAAGCCCTCGGCTACACCACCGACAACAACGCCTACCGCTCCGCGCTCGCCGCGCTGGACAGCTTCGGCGCACCCCTCGAAACCCCCGACGGGACCGCACGCCGAATCGTCCCCTGCCCCGGACCCGTATGGGACACGGCCTACTCACTGCTCGCCCTGCTCGACGCAGGGGTGGAGCCCACCCACCCGGCGATCGAACGCGCCTGCACCTGGCTCATCGCCCAGCAGTCCACCAGCGGCGGCGACTGGCAACGCGACCGGCCCCGGGTACCTCCCGGCGGCTGGCCGTTCTCCCCGGGCCTCAACAACTACCCGGACCTGGACGACACCGCGATCGCCATCACCGCGCTCACCCGGCTCCGCGACAGCAACGGGCAACTGCCGCCCGCCGTGGCACCAGCGGTCGAACGCGGCCAAGCCTGGCTCGCCGGCCTCCAATCCCGCAAAGGAGGCTGGGCCGCCTACGAATCCGGCGACCTGTCACCGCTCACCGAACTCTCGCAACGCCTCCCCTACAACGACCACGGCCCGATGCTCGACGTACCCACCGCCGACGTCACCGGCCACGTCCTCGAAGCCCTCACCGCCGCCGCACCAGAAGGCGGAGCACGAAGGCCATCGGCCGCGGCCGAATGGCTCCTCGCCCAGCAAGAACCGGACGGCTCCTGGTTCGGCCGCTGGGGCGTCAACCACATCTACGGAACCGGAAGCGCCGTCCCCGGCCTCGTGGCCGCCGGAATCGGCCCCGGCGACCCACACATCCGACGCGCAGCGGACTGGCTGCGCCAACACCAGAACGCGGACGGCGGCTGGGGCGAGGACTGCCGGTCCTACGACGACCCGGCCCACCGCGGCCGCGGCCGAAGCACCCCCTCGCAGACCGCCTGGGCCCTGCTCGCCCTGCACGCCGCAGGCGTCGGCGCCGACGACAACCAGGTACGGGCCGCATTCACCTGGCTGGCCGACCACCAGCGCCCCGACGGCTCATGGGACGAAGAAGTCTTTACCGCGACCGGCCAGCCGGGCGAGATCTACTTCGCCTATCCGGCGATCGTCCAGGCAATGCCCGTCATCGCCCTCGGCCGATACCTCGCACCCACACAGCCCCCCGGCCAACCCGACCCACCGCACCCCCGGCTCACCGCGGAGCAGGAGAGCGGCCATGGCACCGCGTGA
- a CDS encoding NF041680 family putative transposase: MSLLPQTVPGDAFAEASRFRDELYACLTVRGDELFELADAVLCAPGAVHSAVELTLLPEHRRGHGAMYDGLNQGRIDTDRLRSVLAGLPLPRFPDGRLVLAVDVSPWLRSDAPCSPERLFCHVYGRAKTASQFIPGWPYSFVAVLEMGATSWAQILDAVRLGPVGDATAVTATQLRDVVDRLITAGQWQPGEPDILVVTDAGYDVTRLAWVLRDLPVELVGRVRGDRVMRLPKPPRLPGTNGRPPKHGPEFRFAKPETWPEPAVTTRTATANYGKAVTQAWDRVHPRLTHRAAWLDHVGVLPLIEGTLIRLEVKHLSKGREAPAVWLWSSKTGATDADIDRAWQAFLRRFDLEHTFRLFKQTLGWTKPRLREPEAADRWTWLIIAAYTQLRLARPLAQDLRHPWEKPAAHGRLTPARVRRTFRNLRQHMPCPARAPKPHRPGPGRPPGTRNRRLAPRCDVGKTVRREKTLIALQRLKG; encoded by the coding sequence GTGAGTCTGCTGCCTCAGACTGTTCCAGGGGATGCGTTCGCGGAAGCGTCACGCTTCCGGGACGAGTTGTACGCGTGTCTGACCGTCCGGGGCGACGAGCTGTTCGAGCTGGCGGACGCGGTGTTGTGTGCGCCGGGTGCGGTGCACTCGGCGGTGGAGCTGACCTTGCTGCCCGAGCACCGTCGCGGGCACGGCGCGATGTACGACGGCCTCAACCAGGGCCGGATCGACACCGACAGGCTGCGGTCGGTGCTGGCCGGCCTACCCCTGCCCCGGTTTCCCGACGGGCGCCTGGTACTGGCGGTGGACGTCTCACCGTGGCTGCGGTCGGATGCGCCGTGCTCACCGGAGCGGCTGTTCTGCCACGTCTACGGCCGGGCGAAGACGGCCTCGCAGTTCATTCCCGGCTGGCCGTACTCGTTCGTCGCGGTGCTGGAGATGGGCGCCACGTCCTGGGCGCAGATCCTGGACGCCGTCCGACTCGGCCCGGTCGGCGACGCCACCGCGGTCACCGCCACCCAGCTCCGCGATGTCGTCGACCGGCTCATCACCGCGGGCCAGTGGCAGCCCGGCGAGCCGGACATCCTCGTCGTGACCGACGCCGGCTACGACGTCACCCGCCTGGCCTGGGTCCTGCGCGACCTTCCGGTCGAGCTGGTCGGCCGCGTCCGCGGCGACCGCGTAATGCGGTTACCGAAGCCGCCGCGGCTGCCTGGGACGAACGGCCGGCCGCCCAAGCACGGGCCGGAGTTCCGCTTTGCCAAGCCCGAGACCTGGCCGGAACCGGCAGTCACCACCCGCACCGCCACCGCCAACTACGGCAAGGCCGTCACCCAGGCGTGGGACCGAGTCCACCCGCGGCTGACCCACCGGGCCGCCTGGCTGGATCATGTGGGCGTACTCCCGTTGATCGAAGGGACGTTGATCCGGCTGGAGGTCAAGCACCTGTCGAAAGGCCGGGAGGCGCCGGCGGTGTGGTTGTGGTCCTCGAAGACCGGTGCCACCGATGCGGACATCGACCGGGCCTGGCAGGCGTTCCTGCGGCGCTTCGACCTGGAGCACACGTTCCGGCTGTTCAAGCAGACGCTGGGCTGGACCAAACCCCGACTGCGCGAGCCGGAAGCGGCCGACCGGTGGACGTGGCTGATCATCGCCGCCTACACCCAGCTCCGGCTCGCCCGCCCCCTGGCCCAGGACCTGCGGCACCCGTGGGAGAAGCCAGCTGCACACGGCCGGCTCACCCCGGCCCGGGTCCGCCGGACGTTTCGGAACCTCCGCCAGCACATGCCCTGCCCCGCCAGAGCACCGAAACCCCACCGACCCGGCCCCGGGCGACCACCCGGCACCAGGAACAGGCGCCTGGCACCCCGCTGCGACGTGGGCAAAACCGTTCGCCGCGAGAAGACACTCATCGCCCTGCAACGGTTGAAAGGTTAA
- a CDS encoding UbiA family prenyltransferase — protein sequence MAPRDGETLSEAEPTHRQPAQNWTALPPHELVNLVRRSPGTAGPARTARLLIALSRPRTCTPSLTIYALGYGIVAGEVHWQFWLGAFLMLTTGMLANLYNVHTDLDEDSVNMPGRLGLVGEIGWRRYRTTLAIWSAAVALSSIPLGPGPLGIFLLVLAGSHQYSYRPLRLKAKPVAGLLGFALAGYGPLIFGYTVACTATGQADPPPNPDTLLWLLALITLWLVAKGLVKNVPDYDGDKRTGLRTSATVFPTRRAAALAAGTATVGVHLAAPLFTFLAHGNEGAGSLRWLLLVPAVPFAVLQAIRMTRAVGTHANSVLKQDMWFTFLFIALVLALSAPAAITAPALAATALLMVAVDALRVDSRENNLTRTTTG from the coding sequence ATGGCACCGCGTGACGGCGAAACCCTGTCCGAAGCCGAGCCGACGCACCGACAACCAGCCCAGAACTGGACAGCGCTGCCACCACACGAACTGGTGAACCTCGTCCGCCGCAGCCCAGGAACCGCAGGCCCCGCGCGGACAGCACGCCTGCTGATCGCCCTGAGCAGACCGCGGACATGCACGCCCAGCCTGACCATTTACGCGCTCGGCTACGGCATCGTCGCCGGCGAAGTCCACTGGCAGTTCTGGCTCGGCGCCTTCCTGATGCTGACAACCGGAATGCTGGCCAACCTCTACAACGTCCACACCGACCTGGACGAGGACAGCGTCAACATGCCCGGCCGGCTCGGCCTGGTCGGCGAGATCGGCTGGCGCCGCTACCGCACCACCCTGGCCATCTGGAGCGCGGCAGTGGCGCTGTCCTCCATACCGCTCGGACCCGGCCCCCTCGGCATCTTCCTGCTCGTACTGGCAGGCTCCCACCAGTACTCCTACCGGCCACTGCGACTCAAAGCCAAGCCCGTCGCCGGCCTGCTCGGCTTCGCCCTCGCCGGCTACGGCCCTCTCATATTCGGCTACACCGTGGCCTGCACCGCCACCGGCCAAGCCGACCCGCCACCCAACCCGGACACGCTCCTGTGGCTGCTCGCCCTCATCACCCTGTGGCTCGTGGCAAAAGGCCTGGTGAAAAACGTGCCCGACTACGACGGCGACAAGCGCACCGGACTGCGCACCTCCGCCACCGTGTTCCCCACTCGACGAGCCGCCGCACTCGCAGCCGGTACCGCAACAGTCGGCGTGCACCTGGCCGCCCCGCTGTTCACCTTCCTCGCCCACGGAAACGAGGGCGCGGGCAGCCTCAGATGGCTGCTGCTGGTACCCGCCGTGCCGTTCGCCGTACTCCAGGCAATCCGAATGACCCGAGCCGTCGGCACCCACGCCAACAGCGTCCTCAAACAGGACATGTGGTTCACCTTCCTGTTCATCGCCCTGGTCCTCGCGCTCTCCGCACCCGCCGCGATCACCGCACCAGCGCTCGCCGCCACAGCACTGCTCATGGTCGCCGTCGACGCCCTCCGAGTCGACTCCCGCGAAAACAACCTCACCCGCACAACCACGGGCTGA
- a CDS encoding histidine phosphatase family protein, whose product MQWLEVRRHAPTKKGAARGRGSHLSAHGVALARAVGVGLGPFAHVVTSASPRAIETAVALGWAVDDTVVLPSGYVAGEIEHHDQWAWPRPYVRYAELIANGGGLAAVAAEHRRIWTEVVRSVPDGNGALIVSHGGSIEPTLVSCLPDADHSLWGKAFGHLDGVRLDFEDGRFTRAHLHRAPSTRA is encoded by the coding sequence ATGCAGTGGTTAGAGGTTCGGCGGCATGCGCCGACGAAGAAGGGAGCGGCCCGCGGTCGCGGTTCGCACCTGTCCGCGCACGGGGTCGCGCTTGCACGTGCTGTTGGCGTCGGGCTGGGACCCTTCGCGCATGTGGTGACCAGTGCGTCACCCAGGGCGATTGAGACGGCAGTCGCTCTGGGGTGGGCCGTAGATGACACCGTCGTCCTGCCGTCTGGTTACGTTGCGGGTGAAATTGAGCACCACGATCAGTGGGCCTGGCCTCGACCGTATGTCCGCTACGCCGAATTGATCGCAAACGGCGGAGGACTCGCCGCCGTGGCAGCGGAGCACCGGAGGATCTGGACTGAGGTGGTCCGGTCCGTGCCGGATGGCAACGGTGCGCTCATCGTGTCGCACGGGGGCTCCATTGAACCAACACTGGTCAGCTGTCTTCCCGACGCGGATCACTCATTGTGGGGTAAGGCCTTCGGGCACCTGGACGGCGTACGGCTCGACTTCGAGGACGGACGATTCACGCGCGCCCATCTGCATCGCGCCCCGAGCACGCGCGCCTGA